ATTTCTGTATGCTGAATATGTGCATTTTGGGTTGCTATTTCCAATGCGGCATTGCTTATGTCGCAGGCAAAAACAGAGGCTGTGGGTAATAGTTTTTTTAAGCCAATGGCTATGCAACCGCTGCCGGTACCAATATCTAAAATGGTGCCTTTAAATTGTTTGCCGCAGCATTGTGCTGCCCAGTGTACCAGTTCTTCTGTTTCGGGCCGAGGAATAAGGGTGGCGCTATTTACATTTAACTGTATTCCCATAAAATCGGCTTTGCCTAAAACATACTGCACGGGCTCGTGCTGCATCAATCGCTGCAAGTAATTATGCAGTAGTGTTTGCTGGTGAGTAGTAAGCAGTTGGTAGCGGCTCATTTCCAATTGTAAGGTATTGAGTTTTAGTACTGCTTCCATTACCATGTTGGTAATATTTCTGGTTTCTGCGGTATTGTATATGAGGCGTAATTGTTCGCGGTAGATTTTTAAAATATCGGCAACACTCATGGCAGCGATTCTATTTTTTGTAGCATACTTTCTGCTTCGGCAATATGGAATGCAATATCAACATTTTTGAAAATTTGCAGTGCTTTTTGGCAAGCCTCTATTGCTTGTGCTTTTTTATGGTGTTTTAAAAATGCATTTGCCATTTGAAGATGAGCCATTCCTACATGGCGCTTAGTAAGGTGTTGCTCTATAAGCGATATTGCCTCTGTCATGTATGCAATACCGAGGTTTTCTTCTCCCGAAAGGTAGGTGCAAAAGCCAATATTAAAGCGCGCCATGGTAATATTTCTTTTGTTTCCCTTGGGGCCGCTATTGATAGATAAAATTCTGCGGAGGAGTTCAAATTTTTCGGTGTATTGGTTTTCGGGTAATAAAAGTGCTAAGCGGTTTAAGCAAAGCGACATTCCATCTACATCGTTTAAGTGCTCAAAAAAGTGGAGTGCATTACGCGTGTACACCACCAGTTTTTCTTTGCTCTCTTGCGAGCGGGCAGGCGAAGCTCGATTATACCAAAGCGATCCAAAAATTTTCCATTTTAGGCGCTGGTCTTCGGTAGGTGCAAGTGTTAGGTGCGCGAAGGCTTCGGTATATGTTTTTTCTGCTGCTTCGTGCTGCTTGCTTAGTGTATAGTTTAAAGCTAAGAGTCTGTAAATTTCACCGGTATAAATACTGAGTTTTTGAGTGTTTAAATCTTGAATAAAGAATAAACTGCATTGTTGCTGCAGTTCAAATTGTTGCTGGTTAAAAAGTGTTTGTGTAACTGAAAAGGCTGCTTGGGCAGCTTCATCTGTTTGGGAGTTTTCAATAGCTTTCCTATACTGCTCCAATAGTGGTTGCAGCAGCACATCAAAATTCAGCCCTAATAAGGATTTACATTGCAGGGCAATATTAGTTAAGGTTTGGTTCCGCTCAGGGTTCATCAGCGAATGGGTTTGTCCGTTTGGCACAAATATAGGGTTTACCTTAAGAATAGAGAAATTCTATAAAGCGTTTGCTTGCGTTGGGAGTTGAACTGAAACTAAAAAGGCTGCCAATAATAGCAGCCCTTTGTTTTCGTAGGTTGTATGTTGCGTTTAGAAGCGCTCTACTCCGCTAAAGTGGAATGCTGCTTCAATAGCTGCATTCTCATTGCTGTCGCTACCGTGTATAGCATTGCGCTCAATATTTTTAGCATATAGTTTTCTAATTGTTCCTTCTTCTGCGTTGGCAGGATTGGTGGCTCCAATTAGTTTTCTAAAATCTTCTACTGCGTTTTCTTTTTCAAGAACAGCAGCCACAATTGGACCTTCGGTCATAAAGGCAACCAATTCTCCAAAAAACGGACGTTCTTTGTGAATAGCATAAAACTCTTCCGCTTTTTCTTTAGAAAGACGTGTAAGTTTCATTGCTTGAATTTTGTAACCGGCAGCAATAATTTGGTCTAATATTTTTCCGGTAAAACCATCTGCAACCGCATCGGGTTTTATCATGGTAAGTGTAATGTTTGAAGCCATTTTTTATATGTTTTTTTAAAAGCGCGGCAAAAGTAAGGTGAAAAACGAGAAAAGGAAACCCTTTACATACTTTAAGTGATTTTTTTGTTGAAACCATCTTAGGAAATTGTAAGACTCTTTAATATGTTAATGTGGTCTGGGAGAATAAAAAATCGCTATTTTCAGCACCTTTAAAAAAATCAAACACAAGCAAATTATGAAGCAGATTGTAGCTTTTGCAATGGCACTGAGCTTATTTTCTACCACTGTTTATTCGCAATGTACCGAAACACAAATTCCCAAAGTTTTGTTGGTGGGCGATAGTTGGGCGTTTTTTATGAGTGTGGATGGCACTATCAATAATGCATTGACGAAGTGGGGACATTCGGGGTTTAAGTTTGTGAGTAATTCTACGGTAGCAGAAAATGGTGCTGAAACAGATGATTTTCTTACAGCAACGAAGCAAAATGAAATTAGAAAGTTGTTGAACGATAATCCTTCTATTGAAGTAGTGCATTTAAGCATTGGAGGCAACGATATTTTGGGGAGTTGGAAAGTGAGTTATTCGCAAAGCAAAACAGATTCGTTGAAGCAAGATGTTTCTGCTCGCCTTATTCAGGTAATAGATTTTATTAAGAGTTGTCGCCCGGGAATTAAAATTTTTTGGAGCGGCTATTGCTATCCAAATTTTGGAGAAGTAATTCCAACCTCGGGTTTGGGAAACAATCATCCATTTAATGGTACTTGGCAAAAAATGGAAAATCCGGATTTTATTACCATCAATAGTTTGCTAAACGACTTTTCTGATGCTGTTGATAGTTTTGCTCAAACAGATCCGCAAGTGGACTTTGTAAAAGCTACGGGCTTAATGCAATATACATTTGGGCAGTTGCAACCGCTGGGCGTTGCTCCGAGCGGAACTTATCCTGCATTTTCTGTTCCACTACCGGAAGGAGATCCCAATTATCCATCGCCTAAAAATTCTATGCGCGATTATTTAATTACCAAAGATTGTTTTCACCTTTCGCCCCAAGGATTTTTAGATTTAATTGAGTATCACACACAAAAATTTTACCATAAATATTTAATGGACGATAAGTACTATTTGCCTGAAGGAAATGGCAATTCGGGTACTGTTTCCTCTGCAGGAACTGTGGCAGATAGTTTGGTAATGGGAGAAGATGCAGGCGAAAAGTTTGCAATGGTACTTTCGTTTAACACTACCGATATGGCAGATACTACACTTTCTAAGGCAAGTATATTTTTAAGAAGGAAGAGTTTGAGCGGTACCAATCCTATTGGCAATAATTTAGAGGTAAAAGTAAAAAGCGGAAACTTTGGAGCTTCGGCAATAGTAGAAGCAGCAGATTTTACAGATAGCGGCAATGCTGCCGGAACGCCTTGTTTGTTTGGTTCTAATGGTGGCAATAATCACTGGATTCGCTTAGATATTCCGGCTTCACTTTTCCCATACATTAATAAAAATGCGTCCACTCAATTCGTAGTTAGTGCACCTACCGCCACAGGTGGAAAAGTGGTATTCTATGACGGAAGCAATCCGGAACTGGCTCCTGTTTTAAACCTTACCTATAATAATCCAACTGTAGGCTTAAAAGAAATTTATAGCAATGCAGTTTTAAATATTTATCCTAATCCGGCAGGCAATATGCTATATGTAACTACCAATGCAGCTACCGTAGAAACTGTAGAAATAAGCGATATGCTTGGAAGAAAAGTACTGCACCAACAATTGCTTAACAATGCGCCAGTTGATATTACAGCATTGGGAACAGGCGTATATTTTGTTTCGGTAAAAACAGCATCGGGTACATTAAGTAAAAAGTTTGTGAAGCAATAGTTGCAATACCATTATACTACAAGTGTTTATAGCTGCTTAGGCGGCATGTACTTGTAATTTTTATATTCGCCACATGAAACTTATTGATGGTAAAGGTGTTGCCGATTCTATTAAAAATTCAATTGCAGCAGAGGTGAAAATACTGGTTGATGGCGGAAAAAGAGCGCCACATTTAGCAGCAATTTTGGTGGGAAACGATGGCGGAAGCCTCACCTATGTAGGGCATAAAGTAAAGGCATGCGAGCAGGTTGGGTTTCAATCTACCTTGCTTCATTTTGAAGATAACATCACAGAGGAGTTCTTGCTGAAAGAAGTAGAGAAGTTGAATAATAATCCTGAAATAGATGGGTTTATAGTGCAACTTCCGCTGCCCAAGCATATTGATGCCGATAAGGTGCTGCTTGCCGTAAAGCCGGAAAAAGATGTAGATGGATTTCATCCGGTAAATGTGGGAAAGCTAACTTTAGGTTTGCCAACGTTTGTAAGTGCTACTCCATTGGGAATTACCAAACTATTGGAGCATTACAATATAGAAACATCGGGAAAAGAAGTGGTGGTAATTGGCAGGAGCAATATTGTGGGGCGCCCGGCAAGTATATTGTTGAGCAACCAAAGCAATACCGGCAATGCTACTGTAACGGTTTGCCATAGCAGAACAAAAAATTTAAAAGAGCGCACATTGCAAGCCGATATAATTATTGCAGCACTCGGTAAACCGGAGTTTCTTACGGCAGATATGGTAAAAGAAGGAGCAGTGGTAATAGATGTAGGTACTACGCGTGTTGCAGATGCTACCAAAAAATCGGGTTTTAGCTTAAAGGGCGATGTAAAATTTAGCGAGGTAGCGCCCAAATGCAGCTATATTACACCTGTGCCGGGCGGAGTGGGGCCAATGACGGTGGTTTCGCTATTGCTCAATACCTTGCAAGCAGCAAAAGGGAAATAAAAAAGTTGCACACCTATAAGCCGGATTCTGTATTTGCATTTTGTGCAAATCTCTGCCATTTATCTGCGATTTTGCTCACGCAAAACCTGTAGCACTCAACCCCCTTGCATCGGGCGAGTAACCCTCTAGCGCAAGTGTACATGAGCTTTCAACCCGTGAGGTTTACCCTCCTGCCAATTTACAGAGGCAGAACGTGCGCTCTTACCGCACATTTTCACCTTTTCCCTCCGGCAAGCCGTTGGGTAGTTATTTTCTGTGGCACTATCTTTTCTGCATGAGCAGAAACCATCCGTTAGGTGGCACGGTACTCTGTGTTGTCCGGACTTTCCTCCCCCAAAATTGAGGCGGCAGAGCGGTGTGCAACCCTGCAAAAATAACATTATAGCATTCCGTTTACACTTTCTTTTTACTGTTTCCTTTTTTCGGTTCTTATTTGCTGTATGCGAATTGCATTTGATGCTAAGCGAGCGTTTAATAATACTACGGGTTTAGGAAACTACAGCCGTACGCTTATTGCTGCATTAGAAAAGGGTTTTCCGGAAAATGATTATTTCCTTTTTACCCCCAAGGTGCAAGAGGCTTTATATGAAGTATTTACACCAGGTGCTACTATTGTGTTGCCACAACTCAGTAAACACAAACTTGTGCCTGCCTATTGGCGTTCGTGGGGTTTGGCACAGCAACTTGCACAACATAAGGTTGAAATTTTTCATGGTTTATCAAACGAATTACCATTGAATGCACATCGTTTTTTTTGCAAGAATGTGGTAACTATTCACGATGTGTTGTATTTAAAACACCCAAAGGATTTTCCCGCATTCGACCGTTTTTTTTATGCCTTGAAAACAAAATATGCTGCCAAGAATGCCGATAAAATAACGGTAAACAGCACGCAAACGAAGGAAGACTTAATGCGCTTTTTGCAAGTGCCGGAAAAGAAAATAGAAGTAATTCCTCATGCTATCAACGATGTTTTTTGCAACCATAGCAGTAAAGAAGCCATACAGTTAGTAAGAGAAAAATATGAACTGCCGGAGCACTTTATTTTACAGCCCGGAAGTTTTTTAGGTCGT
This genomic stretch from Chitinophagales bacterium harbors:
- a CDS encoding glycosyltransferase family 4 protein; this encodes MRIAFDAKRAFNNTTGLGNYSRTLIAALEKGFPENDYFLFTPKVQEALYEVFTPGATIVLPQLSKHKLVPAYWRSWGLAQQLAQHKVEIFHGLSNELPLNAHRFFCKNVVTIHDVLYLKHPKDFPAFDRFFYALKTKYAAKNADKITVNSTQTKEDLMRFLQVPEKKIEVIPHAINDVFCNHSSKEAIQLVREKYELPEHFILQPGSFLGRKNHALSIAAFASLVKKHNHLFLLFTGGGGNKEKQVLREVALAGLQNKIIVKKNIATTDMPALYSAAKMVLYPSLSEGFGLPILEAFASGVPVITSHGKVFEETGGNGAFYIDSSSVSDMLAAMETLLEHSAKRAAFIANGKLQLQQFSATEMAKKTMQLYSSL
- a CDS encoding bifunctional 5,10-methylene-tetrahydrofolate dehydrogenase/5,10-methylene-tetrahydrofolate cyclohydrolase (catalyzes the formation of 5,10-methenyltetrahydrofolate from 5,10-methylenetetrahydrofolate and subsequent formation of 10-formyltetrahydrofolate from 5,10-methenyltetrahydrofolate), with the translated sequence MKLIDGKGVADSIKNSIAAEVKILVDGGKRAPHLAAILVGNDGGSLTYVGHKVKACEQVGFQSTLLHFEDNITEEFLLKEVEKLNNNPEIDGFIVQLPLPKHIDADKVLLAVKPEKDVDGFHPVNVGKLTLGLPTFVSATPLGITKLLEHYNIETSGKEVVVIGRSNIVGRPASILLSNQSNTGNATVTVCHSRTKNLKERTLQADIIIAALGKPEFLTADMVKEGAVVIDVGTTRVADATKKSGFSLKGDVKFSEVAPKCSYITPVPGGVGPMTVVSLLLNTLQAAKGK
- the prmC gene encoding peptide chain release factor N(5)-glutamine methyltransferase, which codes for MSVADILKIYREQLRLIYNTAETRNITNMVMEAVLKLNTLQLEMSRYQLLTTHQQTLLHNYLQRLMQHEPVQYVLGKADFMGIQLNVNSATLIPRPETEELVHWAAQCCGKQFKGTILDIGTGSGCIAIGLKKLLPTASVFACDISNAALEIATQNAHIQHTEITFFQLDILSSSTPPLNFDVIVSNPPYIPENEQHQMAKNVVNFEPHSALFTPNAQALIFYEQIIAKCAAGMLQKNGKLFFETHYQHAEAVKLLMENTGFESTEIKTDFFGKNRMVSGQWNSTFRH
- a CDS encoding T9SS type A sorting domain-containing protein; translated protein: MKQIVAFAMALSLFSTTVYSQCTETQIPKVLLVGDSWAFFMSVDGTINNALTKWGHSGFKFVSNSTVAENGAETDDFLTATKQNEIRKLLNDNPSIEVVHLSIGGNDILGSWKVSYSQSKTDSLKQDVSARLIQVIDFIKSCRPGIKIFWSGYCYPNFGEVIPTSGLGNNHPFNGTWQKMENPDFITINSLLNDFSDAVDSFAQTDPQVDFVKATGLMQYTFGQLQPLGVAPSGTYPAFSVPLPEGDPNYPSPKNSMRDYLITKDCFHLSPQGFLDLIEYHTQKFYHKYLMDDKYYLPEGNGNSGTVSSAGTVADSLVMGEDAGEKFAMVLSFNTTDMADTTLSKASIFLRRKSLSGTNPIGNNLEVKVKSGNFGASAIVEAADFTDSGNAAGTPCLFGSNGGNNHWIRLDIPASLFPYINKNASTQFVVSAPTATGGKVVFYDGSNPELAPVLNLTYNNPTVGLKEIYSNAVLNIYPNPAGNMLYVTTNAATVETVEISDMLGRKVLHQQLLNNAPVDITALGTGVYFVSVKTASGTLSKKFVKQ
- a CDS encoding nucleoside-diphosphate kinase; this encodes MASNITLTMIKPDAVADGFTGKILDQIIAAGYKIQAMKLTRLSKEKAEEFYAIHKERPFFGELVAFMTEGPIVAAVLEKENAVEDFRKLIGATNPANAEEGTIRKLYAKNIERNAIHGSDSNENAAIEAAFHFSGVERF